A section of the Chryseobacterium scophthalmum genome encodes:
- a CDS encoding methylmalonyl-CoA mutase family protein, whose product MSNSETFSSWENLVKKQLKTEDIYTILKKENLEGIDVKPFYNSVEKPMVNLPKVEESTHLVATYHESLEDDVFAFLLNENVENLVGKTVFVNNKDLAEHISPQDEDQYFSLIDVFDEQNAEINDQLVKELLAKDFKRNICVDISLHQNAGAAIYQQLGIALAKTKELIEIYGAEIINKLIFRIAVGGNYFFEMAKIRAFKLVFNQLSKEYDLNEIPYIFAETSLRNKSILDNENNLIRSTLELASAMIGGADAVYSTNYLVEKSTENSEEISFKQQIVLAYESIINVFEDASNGSYYIEDITNQIAEKSWKFFVEIEEKGGYLELLKQGIIQKNIYDHAVEEQKWVEEGKIKLIGVNLYPKLELKKSIEELYHQNELKAVRWAEMFE is encoded by the coding sequence ATGTCAAATTCAGAAACTTTCTCAAGCTGGGAAAATCTTGTTAAAAAACAACTTAAAACGGAAGATATTTACACGATCCTGAAAAAAGAAAATTTAGAAGGAATTGATGTGAAACCTTTTTATAATTCTGTGGAAAAACCAATGGTAAACCTTCCGAAAGTAGAAGAAAGCACCCATTTGGTAGCAACATACCACGAAAGTCTTGAAGATGATGTTTTTGCATTTTTATTGAATGAAAATGTAGAAAATCTTGTAGGAAAAACTGTTTTTGTTAACAATAAAGATTTGGCAGAGCACATCAGTCCGCAAGATGAAGACCAATATTTCTCTCTGATTGATGTTTTTGATGAGCAAAATGCAGAAATTAATGATCAGCTGGTAAAAGAGCTTTTGGCAAAAGATTTTAAAAGAAATATTTGTGTAGATATTTCCCTTCATCAAAATGCCGGAGCTGCAATTTATCAGCAATTGGGGATTGCTTTGGCAAAAACGAAAGAATTGATTGAAATTTACGGAGCAGAAATCATCAATAAGCTGATTTTCAGGATTGCTGTCGGAGGAAACTATTTCTTTGAAATGGCTAAAATCCGTGCTTTTAAATTGGTTTTTAATCAGTTATCTAAAGAATATGATTTAAACGAGATTCCATATATTTTTGCTGAAACCTCACTTAGAAATAAATCAATTTTAGATAACGAAAATAATCTTATTCGCTCGACTTTAGAATTGGCTTCTGCCATGATTGGTGGAGCAGATGCGGTTTACAGTACGAATTATCTTGTTGAAAAAAGCACAGAAAATTCAGAAGAAATTTCTTTTAAACAACAGATTGTTTTGGCTTACGAAAGTATCATCAATGTGTTTGAAGATGCATCCAACGGAAGTTATTACATAGAAGATATTACCAATCAAATCGCTGAGAAATCTTGGAAATTCTTTGTTGAAATAGAAGAAAAAGGAGGTTATTTGGAACTTTTAAAACAAGGAATTATCCAGAAAAACATCTACGATCATGCTGTTGAAGAACAAAAGTGGGTGGAAGAAGGTAAAATAAAACTGATTGGCGTTAATTTATACCCCAAATTAGAGCTAAAAAAATCTATTGAGGAATTATATCATCAAAATGAATTAAAAGCCGTTCGTTGGGCCGAAATGTTTGAGTAA
- a CDS encoding class I SAM-dependent methyltransferase — MLNKIILNKDIQKYINANLTSDLHSLLLKKSPFPEVSMQEIVQQIKGKQVAQKKFPFLLQDGIVFPPQLNLEQSSSEKTALYKSEILKGNKFIDLTSGFGIDAYYLSKNFDEITLVEQNKELLDIVKHNWDVLRKKAKFINLKLEDFLIENKENFDVIYLDPARRDQNKNKVFLLEDLSPNVLEIQDQLLSISEEVIIKLSPLIDLKYLISVLINISKIEIIAVKNDVKEIVVFLSKNYSGEIICKCINLESDEKDFSFEINAEKHSEAEYSEPQKFIYIPNNTILKAGIFNLISEQFKLKKLHPNTHLYTSDIKIEDFPGRILEMEVIDSKQIKKKEQFNLISKNYPLKPEEIKKKYQLKDGGNQYLIFTQSKKGKIILKSV, encoded by the coding sequence GTGTTAAATAAAATAATTTTAAATAAAGATATTCAAAAATACATCAATGCAAATCTTACATCGGATCTGCATTCTTTGTTATTAAAAAAATCTCCGTTTCCTGAAGTTTCTATGCAGGAAATCGTTCAGCAGATTAAAGGAAAACAGGTTGCTCAGAAAAAGTTTCCATTTCTTTTACAAGACGGAATTGTTTTTCCGCCACAACTTAATCTTGAACAGTCTTCTTCAGAAAAAACAGCTCTTTATAAATCGGAAATTTTAAAAGGAAACAAATTTATCGATTTAACAAGTGGTTTTGGAATTGATGCTTATTATTTATCTAAAAATTTTGATGAGATTACTTTAGTTGAACAAAATAAAGAGCTTTTAGATATTGTAAAACATAATTGGGATGTTTTAAGGAAAAAAGCAAAATTCATCAACTTAAAACTGGAAGATTTCCTTATTGAAAACAAAGAAAATTTTGATGTAATTTACCTTGATCCTGCTCGAAGAGATCAAAATAAAAATAAAGTTTTTCTGCTTGAAGATCTTTCGCCAAATGTTTTGGAAATTCAAGATCAATTGCTGTCTATTTCGGAAGAAGTGATTATAAAACTTTCGCCTTTAATTGATTTAAAATATCTGATTTCGGTTTTAATAAATATTTCTAAAATTGAAATTATCGCCGTTAAAAATGATGTAAAAGAGATTGTAGTTTTTCTTTCTAAAAATTATTCAGGAGAAATAATCTGTAAATGCATTAATCTTGAAAGCGATGAAAAAGATTTTAGTTTTGAAATAAATGCTGAAAAACATTCAGAAGCTGAATATTCAGAACCACAAAAATTTATTTATATTCCGAATAATACCATTCTCAAAGCAGGGATTTTCAATCTGATTTCAGAACAATTTAAACTTAAAAAACTACATCCGAATACCCATTTGTATACTTCTGACATTAAAATTGAAGATTTTCCTGGAAGAATTTTAGAAATGGAAGTGATTGATTCAAAACAGATTAAAAAGAAAGAACAGTTTAATCTGATTTCAAAAAACTATCCTTTAAAACCTGAAGAAATCAAGAAGAAATATCAGTTGAAAGATGGCGGAAATCAATATCTTATTTTTACACAATCCAAAAAAGGTAAAATAATATTAAAATCAGTCTAA
- a CDS encoding dipeptidase, whose amino-acid sequence MQETLNYINENKQRFVDELFELLRIPSISADPAYSNDVLKCAEVCAEHLKNAGADNVEICQTKGYPIVFGEKLIDANLPTVLVYGHYDVQPADPLELWKKPPFEPYIEKTDLHPEGAIFARGSADDKGQFFMQVKAFEAMMQTNSLPCNVKFILEGEEEVGSISLGDWVNENKEKLSCDCILISDTHIYSNEQPTVTTGLRGLSYVEVEVEGPNRDLHSGLYGGAVPNPIHVLSRMIAKLIDDDGQITIDGFYDNVEKVSDEERAEMNKLKDNPAEFKKSIGLNDVEGEKGYTTLERTSIRPTLDCNGIWGGYTGEGAKTVIPSKASAKISMRLVPYQTPEEITEKFTKYFEKIAPANVRVKVTPHHGGMPYVLPTDTKEYLAAKNAMQTAFGKEVLPYRGGGSIPITSMFEQVLGAKSVLMGFGLDSDAIHSPNEHYGLFNFYKGIESIPMFFENYSKS is encoded by the coding sequence ATGCAAGAAACATTAAATTACATCAACGAAAACAAACAGCGTTTCGTAGATGAATTGTTTGAGTTACTTAGAATTCCTTCTATTTCTGCCGATCCGGCTTACAGCAACGACGTTTTAAAATGTGCTGAAGTTTGTGCAGAACACCTTAAAAATGCAGGAGCAGATAACGTTGAAATATGCCAAACAAAAGGATATCCTATCGTTTTCGGTGAAAAACTGATTGATGCAAATCTTCCAACAGTTTTGGTGTACGGTCACTACGATGTGCAGCCTGCAGATCCTTTAGAACTATGGAAAAAACCACCTTTTGAGCCTTATATTGAGAAAACTGATCTTCATCCTGAAGGAGCAATTTTTGCAAGAGGTTCAGCAGATGATAAAGGACAGTTTTTTATGCAGGTTAAAGCTTTTGAAGCAATGATGCAAACTAATTCTCTGCCTTGTAATGTGAAATTTATCTTAGAAGGTGAGGAAGAAGTAGGCTCTATAAGCCTAGGAGATTGGGTAAATGAAAATAAAGAGAAGCTTTCTTGTGATTGCATATTGATTTCAGATACGCATATTTACAGTAACGAGCAACCTACTGTTACAACAGGTTTAAGAGGTTTAAGCTACGTAGAAGTAGAAGTTGAAGGACCAAACAGAGATTTGCATTCCGGGCTTTACGGTGGTGCAGTTCCGAATCCTATTCACGTGCTTTCAAGAATGATTGCTAAGCTAATTGACGATGACGGACAAATCACAATTGATGGTTTTTATGACAACGTAGAAAAAGTTTCTGATGAAGAAAGAGCTGAAATGAATAAGCTGAAAGATAATCCTGCAGAATTTAAAAAATCTATTGGTTTAAATGATGTAGAAGGTGAAAAAGGATATACAACTTTAGAGAGAACTTCTATCCGCCCAACATTAGATTGCAACGGAATTTGGGGTGGTTATACAGGTGAAGGCGCAAAAACGGTAATTCCGTCTAAAGCTTCAGCTAAAATTTCGATGCGTTTAGTACCTTATCAGACTCCTGAGGAAATTACAGAAAAGTTTACAAAATATTTCGAAAAAATAGCACCAGCAAATGTAAGAGTAAAAGTTACTCCTCATCATGGTGGAATGCCTTATGTTTTACCAACCGATACCAAAGAATATTTGGCGGCTAAAAATGCAATGCAAACTGCTTTCGGAAAAGAAGTTCTTCCATATAGAGGAGGAGGAAGTATTCCAATTACATCAATGTTTGAGCAGGTTTTAGGAGCTAAATCTGTCTTGATGGGATTTGGTTTAGATTCTGATGCAATTCATTCTCCAAACGAGCATTACGGTTTGTTTAATTTCTATAAAGGAATTGAGAGTATCCCAATGTTTTTTGAAAATTATTCGAAGTCTTAA
- a CDS encoding T9SS-dependent choice-of-anchor J family protein has product MKKILLLSALLGLGLLNAQSTLFQENWDGQGPGIGSWTLYNVDGLTPIDPFDANNDGLPALVTNAWNVLSLTQIQNSGPNLATYTYPAGATGMAGNVAVANSWYDPAGTANDWLVSPQINIPAGATGVNLTWSATSMGAAAYLENYKVYISTTGNQVANFTTILKTVTNESVTGTYHTVNLNSYVGQNVYIAFRDDSNDEYIMLLDNIKITSANTLTTNDIVKKQTYFSPNPTSDFLNIKTNSKINAVSVADLTGKKVNVKLDGDKVDVRSLPAGTYLINIETKDGVSTEKFIKK; this is encoded by the coding sequence ATGAAAAAAATTTTACTATTAAGCGCCCTTTTAGGGTTAGGATTATTGAATGCTCAATCAACCCTTTTTCAAGAAAATTGGGATGGTCAAGGTCCAGGAATTGGCTCATGGACTCTTTATAATGTAGATGGCCTTACACCAATTGATCCTTTTGATGCTAATAACGATGGATTGCCAGCTCTTGTTACAAATGCTTGGAATGTTTTGTCATTAACTCAAATTCAAAACTCTGGACCAAACTTGGCTACATATACCTATCCAGCAGGAGCAACAGGTATGGCAGGTAATGTAGCGGTAGCAAATTCTTGGTATGATCCGGCGGGTACAGCAAATGATTGGCTTGTATCTCCACAAATTAATATTCCGGCAGGAGCAACAGGTGTAAACTTAACATGGTCAGCAACTAGTATGGGTGCAGCTGCATATTTAGAGAATTATAAAGTATATATTTCTACTACAGGTAACCAAGTTGCAAATTTTACTACAATTTTGAAAACAGTAACTAATGAATCAGTTACTGGAACGTATCACACAGTTAATCTTAATTCATATGTAGGGCAGAATGTTTATATAGCTTTCAGAGATGACAGTAATGACGAATACATAATGTTATTAGATAATATTAAAATAACATCTGCAAATACGCTTACAACAAATGATATTGTAAAAAAACAAACGTATTTTTCTCCCAATCCAACTTCTGATTTTTTAAATATCAAAACTAACTCTAAAATTAATGCAGTTTCTGTTGCAGATCTTACAGGTAAAAAAGTGAATGTAAAATTAGATGGTGATAAAGTAGACGTTAGAAGTCTTCCTGCAGGAACTTATTTAATCAATATTGAAACAAAAGATGGTGTTTCTACGGAAAAATTCATCAAAAAATAA
- a CDS encoding T9SS type A sorting domain-containing protein, translating into MKKIYYLGSLLLGLLINGQFTQAPTGTNGIVSNVLSSGSFVLCADDFTVSQATTVSSISVTGFQNAGTLETGVSTGLILYIYTDASGVPASNPTVTSYVPVAKIDITSTSPAYNLVKTGTNTYTFNVNVASAIPTAVTLQPGVTYWLAFAPKTNLTAYTATTRFNWFTATTALGNPAKLIDPGNAFGANATSWTDVSSLTADPSFDGLAFSIVGTTALGTTEEVFNSNKLSISPNPTSDILNIKTNSKINSVSVVDNTGRKVNAKLDGDKVDVRSLPAGTYLINIETKDGISTEKFIKK; encoded by the coding sequence ATGAAAAAAATTTATTATCTAGGGTCATTATTATTAGGATTATTAATAAATGGTCAATTTACTCAAGCACCTACAGGAACTAATGGTATTGTATCAAATGTGCTTTCATCAGGCAGTTTTGTTTTATGTGCTGATGATTTTACTGTTTCGCAAGCTACAACTGTATCAAGTATTAGTGTTACTGGTTTTCAAAACGCGGGAACACTTGAAACAGGGGTTTCCACAGGACTAATTCTTTATATTTATACTGATGCTAGTGGAGTTCCTGCTAGTAACCCAACAGTTACTAGTTATGTACCAGTTGCTAAAATTGATATAACTAGTACATCACCTGCGTATAACTTAGTTAAAACAGGTACCAATACATATACTTTTAATGTCAATGTTGCTTCAGCAATTCCTACAGCTGTAACATTGCAACCGGGAGTTACTTATTGGTTGGCTTTTGCTCCTAAAACCAATCTTACAGCTTATACTGCTACAACAAGATTTAATTGGTTCACTGCAACAACAGCATTAGGAAATCCTGCAAAGCTTATTGATCCAGGAAATGCATTTGGTGCTAATGCTACTAGCTGGACTGACGTTTCCTCATTAACTGCAGATCCATCTTTTGATGGTTTGGCATTCTCAATTGTCGGAACTACTGCTTTAGGGACAACAGAAGAAGTCTTTAACTCTAACAAGCTGAGTATATCGCCAAATCCAACTTCAGATATCTTAAACATCAAAACAAACTCTAAAATCAATTCTGTTTCTGTTGTAGATAATACAGGCAGAAAAGTGAATGCAAAATTAGATGGTGACAAAGTAGATGTTAGAAGTCTTCCTGCAGGAACTTATTTAATCAATATTGAAACAAAAGACGGTATTTCTACTGAGAAATTCATCAAAAAATAA
- a CDS encoding SDR family oxidoreductase has translation MIENKVAYITGGTKGVGYGIAKILLQNNVSVAFSGRKKEEVQKVENELKQYSANVLGLISDVRNLDNESNAVKSIIEKFGRLDFVIANAGLGIFKPVDELSPEEWNEMIDTNLTGVFHTLKASVEELKKTEGYYITVSSLAGANFFENGTGYNASKFGVVGFTQAAMIDLRKYNIKSTVIMPGSVATNFNGNIPSEKDAWKIQPDDMGNLVLDILKMNPRVLPSKIEFRATKPKS, from the coding sequence ATGATAGAAAATAAAGTAGCATATATTACGGGAGGAACAAAAGGAGTAGGATATGGAATTGCAAAAATATTACTTCAAAATAATGTTTCAGTCGCATTTTCAGGGAGAAAAAAGGAAGAGGTTCAGAAAGTAGAGAATGAATTAAAACAATATTCAGCCAATGTTTTAGGTTTGATTTCAGATGTTAGAAATCTGGATAATGAATCTAATGCAGTCAAAAGCATCATAGAAAAGTTTGGAAGATTAGATTTTGTGATTGCTAATGCAGGTTTAGGAATTTTCAAACCTGTTGATGAACTAAGTCCAGAAGAATGGAATGAGATGATTGACACCAACTTAACCGGAGTTTTCCATACTTTAAAAGCTTCAGTGGAAGAATTAAAGAAAACCGAAGGATATTATATTACGGTTTCAAGTTTGGCAGGAGCTAATTTCTTTGAAAACGGAACAGGTTACAACGCTTCCAAGTTTGGTGTAGTAGGCTTTACTCAGGCTGCTATGATCGATTTAAGGAAATATAATATCAAATCTACTGTAATAATGCCGGGCTCGGTTGCGACAAATTTTAACGGAAATATTCCTTCAGAAAAAGATGCCTGGAAAATTCAGCCAGATGATATGGGGAATTTGGTATTGGATATTTTGAAAATGAATCCAAGAGTTTTACCAAGCAAGATTGAGTTTAGAGCAACAAAACCAAAGTCTTAG
- a CDS encoding electron transfer flavoprotein subunit beta/FixA family protein: MKILVCISSVPDTTSKINFTADKSAFDKNGIQWVINPLDEFALTKAIKLQESQGATVTVLNVGDAGTEPVIRKALAIGANDGVRVNLDPKDSYSTAKEIASVAQNGGYDLILCGKESIDYNGGSVPGMVAQLLNQPFVNASVGLDVNGAEATAVREIEGGKETISVKLPAVIAGQKGLVDEKDLIIPNMRGIMSARTKPLQVVEPTSSEVKVQGVSYDSVPPRAAVKIVSPDNLDELVRLLHEEAKVI, translated from the coding sequence ATGAAAATATTAGTTTGCATCAGTAGTGTTCCGGATACTACTTCAAAAATCAATTTTACAGCAGATAAATCTGCATTCGACAAAAACGGAATTCAGTGGGTAATCAATCCGTTAGACGAATTCGCATTAACGAAAGCAATTAAATTACAAGAATCTCAGGGAGCAACAGTTACGGTTTTAAACGTAGGAGATGCTGGAACTGAGCCGGTAATCAGAAAAGCTTTGGCAATTGGTGCAAATGACGGAGTAAGAGTAAATCTTGACCCGAAAGACAGCTATTCTACAGCGAAAGAAATTGCTTCTGTAGCTCAGAATGGAGGATACGACTTAATTCTTTGTGGTAAAGAATCGATTGATTACAATGGAGGTTCTGTTCCTGGAATGGTTGCTCAGTTATTGAATCAGCCTTTTGTAAATGCTTCTGTTGGTTTAGATGTGAACGGAGCTGAGGCGACTGCAGTAAGAGAAATTGAAGGTGGTAAAGAAACTATTTCTGTGAAATTACCTGCTGTAATCGCTGGCCAGAAAGGATTAGTTGACGAAAAAGATTTGATTATTCCAAACATGAGAGGAATTATGTCTGCAAGAACAAAACCTTTGCAGGTTGTAGAGCCTACTTCTTCTGAAGTGAAAGTTCAGGGAGTTTCTTATGACTCTGTTCCGCCAAGAGCAGCTGTGAAAATCGTTTCTCCGGATAATTTAGATGAGTTGGTAAGACTTCTTCACGAGGAAGCTAAAGTAATTTAA
- a CDS encoding electron transfer flavoprotein subunit alpha/FixB family protein, which produces MAVFVYAENINGVYKKAAFEAVSYAKAVADQAGDTVTAISVNPTDSSDLLYKYGATNVINIKDEGLKNFSAKAYAQAVSEVADGNILVFPHTTDASSVAPMLAVMKNYSLITNVLEAPESQSPFQVKRKAFSGKGFMHAKAEGTGVILTVSQNAFGVKENAVSGSEEVKNLSVANEDTKVISHEQSSGKLDLKEAEVVVSAGRGMKGPENWGMVEDLANVLGAATACSKPVSDIGWRPHTEHVGQTGKAIAPNLYIAIGISGAIQHLAGVNSSKTIVVINSDAEAPFFKSADYGVVGDAFQIIPALTEKIKALKG; this is translated from the coding sequence ATGGCAGTATTCGTATACGCAGAAAATATAAACGGTGTTTACAAGAAAGCAGCTTTTGAAGCAGTTTCTTATGCTAAAGCAGTGGCAGATCAGGCGGGTGATACCGTTACGGCAATCTCTGTAAACCCAACAGATTCTTCAGATTTATTGTATAAATATGGAGCAACAAACGTAATCAACATCAAAGACGAAGGTCTTAAAAATTTCTCAGCAAAAGCTTATGCACAAGCTGTAAGTGAAGTTGCAGACGGAAATATCCTTGTTTTTCCTCACACAACAGATGCTTCTTCAGTAGCGCCAATGTTGGCTGTAATGAAGAATTATTCTTTAATTACCAATGTTTTGGAAGCTCCGGAAAGTCAGTCTCCGTTTCAGGTGAAAAGAAAAGCTTTCTCTGGGAAAGGTTTCATGCATGCAAAAGCTGAAGGAACAGGAGTAATCCTTACCGTTTCTCAAAATGCTTTCGGTGTTAAAGAAAATGCAGTTTCTGGTTCAGAAGAGGTAAAAAATCTTTCTGTTGCTAATGAAGATACTAAAGTAATCTCTCACGAGCAGAGTTCAGGTAAATTAGACTTGAAAGAAGCTGAAGTAGTAGTTTCTGCAGGTAGAGGAATGAAAGGTCCTGAAAACTGGGGAATGGTAGAAGATTTAGCAAATGTTTTGGGTGCTGCAACAGCTTGTTCAAAGCCGGTTTCAGACATCGGATGGAGACCTCACACAGAGCACGTTGGACAAACTGGTAAAGCAATTGCACCTAATCTTTATATTGCAATTGGTATTTCTGGAGCGATTCAGCATTTAGCTGGAGTAAACTCTTCTAAAACAATCGTTGTAATCAACAGTGATGCTGAAGCTCCGTTCTTCAAATCGGCTGATTACGGTGTTGTAGGAGATGCTTTCCAGATTATCCCTGCATTAACTGAGAAAATTAAAGCACTTAAAGGATAG
- a CDS encoding bifunctional nuclease family protein codes for MDYKQLIIRGISYSQTQSGAYALLLEHEETNIKLPVVIGNFEAQSISLGLEKDIHPPRPLTHDLFTKFIISTNYKLVSVIIYQIVDGVFFSNINFKNSETEEELILDARTSDAVAMAVRFDAPIYTTQQVLNEAGILLELEEVAKEEETFSETVQPEDSLTSVSMEELQKLLDEAVKEEDFDTALEIQEEIKRRKKKID; via the coding sequence ATGGATTATAAACAGCTAATCATACGCGGAATATCGTACAGCCAGACCCAATCGGGCGCTTACGCATTGCTATTGGAACATGAAGAAACAAACATTAAATTGCCCGTTGTTATCGGTAATTTTGAAGCGCAATCCATTTCTTTAGGCTTAGAAAAAGACATTCATCCGCCACGTCCGCTTACACACGATTTATTTACAAAATTTATTATTTCTACGAATTATAAATTGGTTTCGGTAATCATTTATCAGATTGTAGACGGCGTTTTCTTTTCAAATATTAATTTCAAAAATTCCGAAACCGAGGAAGAGCTGATTCTTGATGCAAGAACTTCAGATGCTGTTGCAATGGCAGTAAGATTTGATGCGCCAATTTACACAACACAGCAGGTTTTAAACGAAGCCGGAATTTTATTGGAGTTAGAAGAAGTAGCTAAAGAAGAAGAAACTTTTTCTGAAACAGTACAACCAGAAGACAGCTTGACGTCTGTGTCAATGGAAGAATTGCAGAAATTGCTGGATGAAGCCGTAAAAGAAGAAGATTTTGATACCGCTCTTGAAATTCAGGAGGAAATCAAAAGGCGAAAAAAGAAAATAGATTAA
- a CDS encoding nucleoside permease: MNLKLRLTILSFLQFFVWGAWLITMANFWFGTKQWDGTQFGAVFGTMGIASIFMPTITGIIADRWINAEKIFSALQILYGITLFILPHSDDPNSFFSVMLVAMCFYMPTIALANSISYTVLKNSNLDVVKDFPPIRVWGTVGFIVAMWITNLTGNKATEGQFYIGGVAAIILGIYALTLPKCPPQKLIDKDAPLSEQLGLNAFKLFKNYKTALFFLFSMLLGAALQLTNAYGDVFLSEFSHFPKYADSFVVQRSTIIMSISQVSETLFILAIPFFLKRFGIKRVMLFSMFAWVLRFGFFAYGVPEGYGLGLIIMSCIVYGMAFDFFNISGSLFVETTTDKKIRSSAQGLFMMMTNGFGAVFGSYIAGWAIDKFFTHRFTTAAELSTYLETTPDNQSFLDILKNSFNSAVNADGTLSTVVMMKDWHHIWLSFAAYALVLSILFWVLFKHKHDPKAVENISH, translated from the coding sequence ATGAATTTAAAATTACGATTGACCATCCTCAGCTTTCTCCAGTTTTTTGTTTGGGGAGCCTGGCTTATTACGATGGCAAATTTTTGGTTCGGAACAAAACAGTGGGACGGAACACAGTTTGGTGCTGTTTTTGGAACCATGGGAATTGCTTCGATTTTTATGCCGACCATCACCGGAATTATTGCTGACCGATGGATAAATGCCGAAAAAATATTTTCTGCCTTACAGATTCTTTACGGAATCACACTTTTTATTTTACCACATAGTGACGATCCCAACTCATTCTTTTCTGTAATGTTGGTCGCAATGTGCTTTTATATGCCTACAATTGCTTTGGCAAACTCTATTTCTTATACGGTTTTAAAGAACAGTAATTTAGATGTTGTAAAAGATTTTCCACCCATCAGAGTTTGGGGAACTGTAGGATTTATTGTTGCAATGTGGATTACCAATCTTACAGGAAACAAAGCGACAGAAGGTCAATTCTATATTGGTGGAGTTGCAGCAATCATTCTTGGGATTTATGCTTTAACATTACCAAAATGTCCGCCTCAGAAGCTTATTGACAAAGATGCGCCTTTATCTGAACAACTTGGGTTAAATGCTTTTAAGCTTTTCAAAAACTATAAAACAGCATTATTCTTCTTGTTTTCAATGCTTTTGGGAGCAGCTCTACAGTTGACAAACGCTTACGGAGATGTATTTTTGAGTGAGTTTTCACACTTTCCGAAATATGCAGATTCTTTTGTAGTACAGAGATCAACGATTATTATGTCGATTTCTCAGGTTTCAGAGACCTTATTTATTTTGGCAATTCCGTTTTTCCTGAAAAGATTTGGGATTAAAAGAGTAATGCTTTTCTCAATGTTTGCCTGGGTTTTAAGATTCGGATTCTTTGCTTATGGCGTTCCTGAAGGTTACGGTTTAGGTTTAATTATCATGTCGTGTATTGTATACGGAATGGCATTCGATTTCTTTAATATTTCAGGTTCTCTTTTTGTTGAGACTACTACAGATAAAAAGATTCGTTCTTCGGCACAAGGTTTATTTATGATGATGACCAACGGTTTTGGAGCGGTTTTCGGAAGTTATATTGCAGGTTGGGCGATTGATAAATTTTTTACGCATAGATTTACAACAGCAGCTGAGTTATCAACTTACCTTGAAACAACACCAGATAATCAGTCATTTTTAGATATTCTTAAAAATAGTTTTAATTCTGCGGTAAATGCAGACGGAACTTTATCAACAGTAGTGATGATGAAAGACTGGCATCATATCTGGCTTTCTTTTGCAGCTTATGCCTTGGTTCTTTCTATCCTTTTTTGGGTATTATTTAAACATAAACACGATCCTAAAGCTGTCGAAAATATTAGTCATTAA
- a CDS encoding RNA polymerase sigma factor, with protein sequence MKHLEENFKLAKKQDRRAQKALYDLFSAKMLAVANSYTNNIHDAEDILLNAFLKCFNKINDCKDWKSFPFWLRKIVVNDSISFIRRNKNILYTDIEVADEFSEEELNDNLSEINIEEIFSKMPTGYRLIFNLYVFEDKKHQEIAEILNISEGTSKSQLSKAKKWIADYLKSKENGQKNTETVKN encoded by the coding sequence ATGAAGCATTTAGAAGAGAATTTTAAACTTGCCAAAAAACAGGATCGGAGAGCCCAGAAAGCGCTTTACGATTTGTTTTCAGCTAAAATGTTGGCAGTTGCAAATTCTTATACTAATAATATTCATGATGCAGAAGACATTTTATTAAATGCTTTTCTGAAATGTTTTAATAAAATCAACGATTGCAAAGACTGGAAAAGCTTTCCGTTTTGGCTGAGAAAAATTGTAGTAAATGACTCAATATCCTTTATCAGGAGAAACAAGAATATTTTGTACACAGATATTGAAGTTGCTGATGAATTTTCTGAAGAAGAACTGAATGACAATTTAAGTGAAATCAATATCGAAGAAATTTTTTCTAAAATGCCGACAGGTTACCGATTGATTTTTAATCTCTACGTTTTTGAAGATAAAAAACATCAGGAAATTGCAGAAATTCTGAATATTTCAGAAGGTACAAGTAAAAGTCAGCTCAGCAAAGCCAAGAAATGGATTGCTGATTATTTAAAATCAAAAGAAAATGGACAAAAAAATACGGAAACAGTTAAAAATTGA